Proteins encoded together in one Microcaecilia unicolor chromosome 3, aMicUni1.1, whole genome shotgun sequence window:
- the LOC115466534 gene encoding toll-like receptor 13 — MKSSYTRCHLVNSWGLLLILWAPLLDCYGYSKCLLRDGNPNYADCFGREIANLTTAIQNLPSRTQWLNASQNMVSSLEAGAFTHLPGLQALRLSRNRIESLADGMFRGLGNLSFLDLSFNRLSYLSPYALTELQGLHILDVSSNNIVYLQAGPWWTFLWLWKVDLSLNALTDFGMVARVFQGLPSLHELDLSTNRISHLCFKENPVSLPVLQHLNLRGNVLFVLDLTHCSLPGLQSLNLTRNNMSEVNVTSFLSTPSLMEVTLDENALNISQLLGSPLSNLTALHWSSMRPALHQDSSIACQVFQTLPRLTLLDIKHSKLSGPDLEAIGNCTNLTTLYLSTSPLERLKHKELQPFRSLQTLFLNKCKLKELRNSTWATLVSLHTLILERNQLTYLEECLFKPLKNLRYLDLSKNYLTFLNNSAFYGQKNLRYLRFKGCKIVTLNRDTFKYIKRLKLLDVEDNSLFFIKAYTFVKLNDLETLLLSGNRILTIQKKGFHGLHSLRYLTLSRNSIYKLSQDTFQSLKSLISLDLSKNQLMTYNKYQSPSPFLHLKFLRELDLSSQMQTDPQSAPSRLFQGLEKLKRLHLSNNPSIFFHNLSLDSLTMLSELDISNIYSRREGSLHFGPEMFKGLGQLKRLRLDNSDMKDPPEDTFAHLTSLESLSLRYNGLRNISRKLVKKLASLNYFDIYMNPLLCSCENYWFQNWSTFNQQVQIPLLGSYNCFGPGVTDVSFTELDMTFCVFDTGLPFFISTFLLTTLTLVTSLLASKLRWTLRFGYYMLHAWWQRKPQRENKAYQYDAFVSCCSEDESWVVEKLLPRLEKQSPRKYKLCFSHRDFMPGYIYIDNVQNAIANSRKTLCIVSNRYLESEWCRMEVELASSRIFYQQDDVLIVVFLEEVPNYRLSAYHRLRKLVRKNTYLSWPEDRAGQPLFWAKLRNVLDMAESKEDIAQLCITRD; from the exons ATGAAGAGTTCTTATACAAGGTGCCACCTTGTCAACTCTTGGGGTCTCCTGTTGATCCTGTGGGCCCCGCTCCTAGACTGCTATGGGTACTCTAAGTGTCTCCTCAGAGACGGGAACCCAAATTATGCTGACTGTTTTGGACGTGAGATTGCCAACTTGACAACAGCCATCCAGAACCTTCCAAGCAGGACTCAATGGCTGAATGCATCCCAGAATATGGTGAGCAGTCTAGAGGCTGGGGCTTTCACCCACCTGCCAGGCCTACAGGCATTGAGGCTCAGTAGGAACCGGATTGAGAGTCTAGCAGATGGGATGTTCAGAGGCCTGGGCAACCTCAGCTTTCTGGACCTCAGCTTCAACCGACTCTCCTATCTGTCTCCGTATGCCCTCACAGAGCTCCAGGGCCTGCATATTCTGGACGTCAGCAGCAACAACATTGTCTATCTCCAGGCAGGGCCTTGGTGGACCTTTCTGTGGTTGTGGAAAGTGGACCTGTCCCTCAATGCCCTCACAGATTTTGGAATGGTGGCCCGGGTTTTTCAGGGCTTGCCATCGCTCCATGAGCTGGACCTAAGCACCAACAGGATCTCCCATTTGTGCTTCAAAGAGAATCCAGTTTCCCTACCAGTCCTTCAGCACTTGAATCTGCGAGGTAATGTCCTGTTTGTGCTGGACTTGACTCACTGCTCCCTCCCGGGCCTGCAGTCTTTAAACCTCACCAGGAATAACATGTCAGAGGTGAACGTCACCTCTTTCCTGAGCACCCCCAGCCTGATGGAGGTGACCTTAGATGAAAACGCGCTGAACATCTCCCAGCTCCTAGGGAGTCCTCTTTCCAACCTTACCGCCCTCCACTGGTCCAGCATGAGGCCTGCCCTACATCAGGATTCCTCCATAGCCTGCCAAGTTTTTCAGACTTTGCCAAGACTGACGCTGCTGGACATCAAACACTCCAAGCTCTCAGGCCCTGACTTGGAAGCCATTGGCAACTGCACCAACTTGACCACCCTTTACCTTTCCACCAGCCCCTTGGAAAGGCTGAAACATAAGGAGCTTCAGCCTTTCAGATCCCTGCAAACTCTCTTCTTGAACAAGTGCAAACTAAAAGAACTCCGCAACAGTACCTGGGCCACACTAGTGTCTTTACACACCTTGATTCTAGAACGAAACCAGCTCACCTACCTGGAGGAATGCCTTTTCAAGCCTTTGAAAAACCTACGCTATCTCGATCTCTCAAAGAACTACCTGACCTTCCTCAACAATTCAGCATTCTATGGCCAGAAGAACCTACGCTACCTACGATTCAAGGGATGTAAGATTGTCACCCTGAATAGGGATACCTTCAAGTATATTAAGCGACTCAAGCTCTTGGATGTAGAGGACAACAGCTTATTCTTCATAAAGGCCTACACTTTTGTAAAACTGAATGACCTGGAAACACTCTTGCTATCTGGTAACAGAATCTTGACCATACAGAAGAAGGGCTTTCATGGCCTCCACTCCCTCCGTTACCTCACTCTCTCCAGAAACAGCATCTATAAGTTATCCCAGGACACCTTCCAATCTTTAAAATCTCTCATCTCACTGGACTTGAGCAAGAACCAGTTGATGACTTATAACAAGTACCAGTCTCCCAGCCCTTTCCTCCACCTCAAGTTCCTGAGGGAACTAGATCTGAGCTCTCAAATGCAGACAGATCCACAGAGTGCCCCCAGCAGATTGTTTCAGGGTTTGGAGAAACTCAAGAGGCTTCATTTGAGTAACAACCCCAGCATCTTCTTCCACAATCTCTCCTTGGATTCCCTCACCATGCTCTCAGAACTAGACATTTCCAACATCTACTCCAGGAGAGAGGGTTCCCTGCATTTTGGGCCAGAGATGTTCAAAGGCCTTGGACAGCTCAAACGTCTTAGGCTAGACAACAGCGATATGAAAGATCCTCCAGAAGATACTTTTGCCCATCTAACCTCCTTGGAGAGCCTGTCCCTGAGATACAATGGGCTCAGAAACATCAGCAGGAAGTTGGTGAAAAAACTGGCCTCTCTGAATTACTTTGATATCTACATGAACCCTCTTCTCTGCTCCTGTGAGAACTACTGGTTCCAAAACTGGTCCACCTTTAATCAGCAGGTTCAAATCCCCTTGCTAGGTTCCTACAACTGTTTTGGTCCGGGGGTGACAGATGTCAGTTTCACAGAGCTGGACATGACCTTCTGTGTCTTTGACACTGGTTTGCCCTTCTTTATCAGCACATTCCTGCTCACCACATTGACCTTGGTCACCTCACTGCTGGCCTCCAAACTGAGGTGGACGTTGAGGTTTGGTTACTACATGCTGCATGCCTGGTGGCAGAGGAAACCTCAACGAGAGAACAAGGCGTATCAGTATGACGCCTTTGTGTCTTGCTGCTCAGAGGATGAGAGCTGGGTGGTGGAGAAACTCCTACCTCGCCTGGAAAAGCAAAGTCCACGTAAGTACAAGCTCTGCTTCAGCCACAGGGACTTTATGCCAGGCTACATCTACATTGACAATGTTCAGAATGCCATCGCCAACAGCCGCAAGACCCTGTGCATTGTTAGTAACAGGTATCTAGAGAGTGAATGGTGCCGGATGGAGGTGGAGCTGGCCAGTTCCAGAATCTTCTACCAGCAGGACGATGTGCTCATCGTAGTCTTCCTTGAAGAAGTCCCCAACTATAG GCTCTCTGCGTACCATCGACTGAGGAAACTCGTGCGAAAAAACACATACCTGAGCTGGCCTGAGGATCGCGCTGGGCAGCCTCTTTTCTGGGCGAAGCTCAGGAACGTACTGGACATGGCAGAGAGTAAGGAAGACATCGCACAGCTGTGCATCACCAGAGACTGA